Below is a genomic region from Triticum dicoccoides isolate Atlit2015 ecotype Zavitan chromosome 5A, WEW_v2.0, whole genome shotgun sequence.
GCACCTCACCTGGTTGTATCAGTAGCTCACTAGATGGATGACCGATCACCGGCTCcgaccgccgcccgccgcccgccgctctCTGCTCACTATTTTCTGCCCGTGCGACAGTGTCTCCGGCCGGTGCCCGTGCGTCGGGACCGTCAGTCCGTGCCCTACCGCGTACGCGCACGATCGCGTGCAGACGAGCAGTCTTGACCGTGATGGTTTGTGCGGCATAGCGCCTATGTGACGCGCGTTGCGTCAAACAGATGTCGCTTCGCACATGCACTCTCCCTACTGGGCTAACCATGTTAGACGCAAAGCACTGTACAAACCGACGCGCTGTAGGGTTTGGTGTACTGTGGCGGCCGATTCACTATACTAGACCGGACATTGCTGCAAGCCGATCCATTGTAGCGAACCGGCCATTGTAGCATTTCCTGTCGGTTTTATAAATCTTGAACATTTCTTTAAAAAGACCAAAAACATAACAAGTCAATTTTTTTACATGcgaacatttaaaaaaaatcaaacagTTTTATAGACCGctattatttttttgaaaattctgATTATTTTCAGGGAAGCTAAACATTTTTCGAGAATTACCCTTTTTTGAATTTGTGGTAAATTTTGGAAATGGGCACATCTTTtgaaattttgatttttttaaaaaacatcAAACACAAACAACTTCTGAATTTCTGATTTTTAAatgtgatatttttaaaaaaattctataatattttgaaagcatgaacatttttaaaaaccaCTGAACTTTTTTTAACTTTGTGAATACATtttgaaaacatgattttttttgttaAACTCCAAACATTATTTGAAATTCCCTGAAATATAGATGATAAGGTGAACATTCTTTTGAAAATTTCGGAACAATTTTTTGAAATGGAGCTTTCTTAAAAAAGGAAAAGTGAAAAAATAATAACCGGCTCCACTCGCCTTCCCTGCGTCGCCCTCTCAGCGGCGCTCTACCGTCTCTCCGGACGCCTGCTAGCCTATTAAGTCGACATGGCCTCGTCGTCCGCGCCCTTCGTGCCCGCGGGGGAAGGATCTGCTCTTGCTTCGTTCCTGGACGCCCTGCTGGCGCAGAGCGGTGCGGGTGCTGAGGTGCCTTCAATGCCGGCTGTGGGGGAGGGGGCATAGGAGGCATCTGCAGTCTGTAATCATTGTTCCCTCACTGCCTTCTACGCCTATGCCTCCTGCCCATATTGATGAGGGTGGATGGAATATGGTGGGGAGGGGGAGGCATCCTCCTTATCACCGGATCCCGTCGCTGCATCCTGAGCCCAAGGCCAGCTAGTTCAAAGAGCTTCTGTTCAAGAAAGCGAGGGGCAAGTGTTTTAGGTGTCTTGAGCCTGACCACCGGATTGCCAAGTGCACCAACAGAGCCAAGTGTCTGTTGTGCGGTGAGGTTGGCCACCGAGCTAGGTGGTGCCCGCCGCAGATTCAGCTACCAGTTGAGTCGCCACAATAGagacaagtatttgcttttgtgtgtgcaagTGATGTTCACGAGGCTTTGCATGATTCTCCTATTgattcgataaaccttggttctcactgaggggAATATTTATCTCTATTATACTGCATCTTCCCTTCTCTTCGtggaaaatcccaacgcagctcagaaGTAGCAACagggaaggcgaggaaggagagtgGGAAGGAGTGGCCCGAGGGCGGTGCACGGGGAGATAAGTGGGGGTCAGAGCTGCAGGAGGCGGGGATGGTCCAAGAAGTCTTGTGCGACTGCGATACAATGAACCCTAGGGGGTGTGAGGAATGGGGAGAGGAGTGGCTCATGCGAGGAGGGGCGAGCGGCTTGCTGCTCGAGTATACGGAAGGTTCGGGTTTTTTGGGAATGGAAGGTTCGTTGAGTAAAAAACGATGGGGCTGGTGAAGGAAAATCGGTGGTGGTCGTGGATAAAAGAAAATCGGTGGGAGTGGGATCGAGGGGGTCCTATCGATCAATGGTGAGGGCAGCAACAAACAAAGGAACGACCTAGGTACTGTCCTTTTAAGAGTGgagatgccaacacaaaataatagGTTAGtgatagaaaaataaaaataaaaatgaaaccaAAAAATGAAACATagaaaaaaaaactagaaaaatgCGTGCACGCGTCAAATGGGCCGGCCAAGTTTGATCGTAGTTGATTTTTTTGGCAAGATTTGATTTGAGTATGAGTACAAGAAAACTTTGGATTTAGTTGAGATTTTCTTAAGATTTGATTTGAATGAGTTAAGGCATGATGCTGTTTTTATTAAGTGTCGATTTGGTTAAGATTTGATTCGAATGAGTTAATGCATGCCATTGTTTTGGAAAATGTCGATCGATTTGAATGAGTTAATGCATGATATTGTTTTTATTAAGTGCCGATTTGattcagattttttttcaaaatttaatTTGAATGAGTTAATGCATACATTGTTTTTGGTAAGTGCCGATATCAATATTTGATATGATATTAATTGCATGTTAAATACttccttcgtccgaaaatacttgtcattgaaatggatgtatctagatgtattttagttctagatacattcattttcatTAATTGCATGTATTTTTATTAATTGGAGGGAATATGTTGATTGCTTGTACCCGAGCAATCTAGGTTGTTGGATAATATGGTTTGATGGCTGACGTGGGTTTGTTTTTCCAAatctttttatattgatatatagattcaTATTATTAGTTGCTAAATAAAGTTGCCCTGTTTGACAAAAAAAACTTCTTTTATTTTGGAAAAAGAAAAGCAAACGCGTCTTTATATGTACGCTGATTAGTAGCACGTCTGGTAAGAACAATCAGCAGAAAACCTAAGGCACTAATCCCCTCTCCGCTCCGCCGCCACCCCTTTTCCGGCGTGCCTCTCCCCCCGATCCCCTCCGCTCCCGCCGCCGCGCTCAGCTTCTCCCTGCTTGCTATCATCTCCCGCCGTCGACCTCCACCCTCTCCCAATCCCCGCCCCGGCGCTCCCTCCCCACGCCCTATCGCCACATCCTCCAATCCCTGTCGCCAGCGGCGGCGTGCTTCCGGCGACACCACCGGACGACGGCGAGAAGGAATGGATATCGCTAGGCGCAGCAAAACGAATCTTTCCTCTCGCCAGTCTTCCATCTTACTCCAAGCCCACCTCCGCAATGGCAGAGCCCTGCAAGATTCCTGCTGCCATGGTAGCCGAATCCGTGGAAAGGTCATATGTGCTCAAAATAGATGGATACTCAAGAGTGAAGGGGCTACTGAAGAACGGCAAGTTCGTCGCTTCCACCCCTTTCAGTGTTGGAGGCCACAACTGGACCGTGAAATATTACCCGAACGGTTGCCCCAAGTATTGTGACGATTTCATATCTCTTTATGTGCACCATGAATCTGCCGGTGCCAAAGAAGCGAAGGCGAAATTGACGCTCAATGTGCTTGACAAGAATGGTAATCCGGTGCCTTCGTACACCCGTACCACCCCTGTGAATACTTTCTCCAAGAAAGCTCCAACCTGTGGCTACTATGACTTCATCCCGAAGGATGAACTTGAGGGATCGGCGCATCTTAGAGGCGATTGTCTCACCATCAGGTGCGATGTTACCGTTATGAAGGAGATCGAAGAAGCAATGGTTCCTCCAAGCGACCTGCACCGGCATCTCGGTGATCTCCTGAAGAGCAATGATGCAGCGGACATGACCTTTCAAGTCGACGGACAGAGATACTCCGCTCATCGGTGTGTCGTTGCCGCTCGGTCTTCCGTCTTCAAGGCAGAGCTCCTCGGCGCCATGGAGGAGAGTTCCGGTAGTACCATTGTAATCCGGGACATGGAAGCTGATGTGTTCGAGTCCTTGCTCCATTTCATATACACCGACTCGGTTCCTCCAGCGCTTGATGTGGTGATGGCCGGACATCTACTCGTGGCAGCTGACAGGTACAACATTGGTAGGCTGAAGGTGATATGCGAGGAGAAATTGTG
It encodes:
- the LOC119298162 gene encoding BTB/POZ and MATH domain-containing protein 2-like — protein: MAEPCKIPAAMVAESVERSYVLKIDGYSRVKGLLKNGKFVASTPFSVGGHNWTVKYYPNGCPKYCDDFISLYVHHESAGAKEAKAKLTLNVLDKNGNPVPSYTRTTPVNTFSKKAPTCGYYDFIPKDELEGSAHLRGDCLTIRCDVTVMKEIEEAMVPPSDLHRHLGDLLKSNDAADMTFQVDGQRYSAHRCVVAARSSVFKAELLGAMEESSGSTIVIRDMEADVFESLLHFIYTDSVPPALDVVMAGHLLVAADRYNIGRLKVICEEKLCSHIDSNMVATSLALAEQHGFRRLKEACLQFLASPSNLEAMMTSDGYEHLKSSCPAVLKELIARIIPAEFTSAKDIIMTMWK